From a single Calonectris borealis chromosome 19, bCalBor7.hap1.2, whole genome shotgun sequence genomic region:
- the PEX12 gene encoding peroxisome assembly protein 12, with the protein MAELGAHLTAASAGDNRPSIFEAVAQDSLMAAVKPALQHLVKVLAESNPGRYGFLWHWFDEIYVFLDLLLQQHYLARCSASFSENFYSLKRIPIGDCRQQPLATAGLPKRQHWKSLLLLVLVPYLKGKLEKLVSSLREEDEYSIHPPSSTWKRFYRAFLAAYPFVNMTWEGWFFIQQLCYILGKAQHHSPMLRLAGVRLVRLTAEDIQALEKKLAGATSDQTHSIKTQVQSAVRKALGGIAFSLSTGLSVSVFFLQFLDWWYSSENQETIKSLTALPTPPPPVHLDHGAGSALLPKLKTVCPLCRKIRVNATALSTSGFVFCYRCVYSYVKTHQRCPITGYATELQHLVKLYSPES; encoded by the exons ATGGCGGAGCTCGGCGCTCACCTCACGGCCGCCTCGGCCGGCGACAACCGGCCCTCCATCTTCGAGGCGGTGGCCCAGGACAGCCTGATGGCCGCCGTGAAACCCGCCCTGCAGCACCTGGTCAAG GTGCTTGCTGAGTCTAATCCTGGCCGATACggcttcctctggcactggtttgatGAGATCTACGTCTTTCTGGAtttgctgctccagcagcactaTCTGGCCAGGTGCAGCGCTTCCTTTTCTGAAAACTTCTATAGCTTAAAGAGGATACCGATAGGAGATTGCAGACAGCAACCTCTGGCCACTGCTGGCCTGCCAAAGAGGCAGCACTGGAAGTCTCTCCTCTTGCTGGTTCTTGTTCCTTACCTGAAAGGAAAGCTAGAGAAACTGGTGTCCAGCCTGAGGGAAGAGGATGAGTACTCCATCCACCCTCCATCATCGACATGGAAGCGCTTTTACAGAGCCTTTCTAGCTGCCTACCCCTTTGTAAACATGACCTGGGAGGGCTGGTTTTTTATCCAGCAACTGTGCTATATCCTCGGGAAAGCTCAGCATCATTCACCCATGCTGCGGCTGGCTGGCGTTCGCCTCGTCAGACTGACAGCAGAGGATATCCAAGCCCTGGAGAAGAAATTGGCTGGAGCCACCTCAGATCAAACACACAG CATTAAAACACAAGTGCAGTCAGCAGTGAGGAAAGCGTTGGGTGGCATTGCCTTCTCCCTGTCCACCGGGCTGTCCGTCAGTGTGTTCTTCCTCCAGTTCCTGGACTGGTGGTACTCCTCAGAAAACCAAGAGACGATCAAATCTCTGACAGCGCTCCCGACTCCTCCACCCCCCGTGCACCTCGACCACGGGGCCGGCTCAGCTCTCTTACCCAAACTGAAGACCGTGTGCCCTCTGTGCCGCAAAATCCGCGTCAATGCCACGGCCCTGTCCACGTCCGGCTTTGTGTTTTGCTACCGCTGTGTGTACAGTTACGTGAAGACTCACCAGCGCTGCCCGATCACAGGCTACgccacagagctgcagcaccTTGTCAAACTGTACTCTCCCGAGAGCTGA
- the LOC142090643 gene encoding schlafen family member 13-like: protein MALEDDQEQQKVWVNLATKYPEVVLCVGKTCFGEKARKKMPKNSKQDQKYTLTCAVCALLNSGGGVVKVEIENENYNLKRDNIGQDLEENFKSLLWFPGWRKYLDFEQQDNYLLIFIKTWSSGNTTSTSAKPRICSLSTGLHAKSGSSLSHLNPSQAFVFLKEKQNEARSELSQHPAKIRKTEGTDIEGGTDIEEGGTDIINKTVAELFNRDQLRHGETLTFTESGDVEFKHYASENFLTRVKEILPQYIAGFANAGGGYLWIGVNDNGRVEGFSSDDKGLEKLSLLINSIQNKLTLFHFCESGNIHNIRYEHKIFKVYGEAGDHCGYVCAVKIQPFTCVVFSEDPDSWLVEGSTIRRLSANEWAAWMTAADPDLSKFSETFRLELSLTDGPPLAKPVYSHRGLDSVDELCEQLFPGLLSKVGNSRSCVGDDVVEREMHFTARSHSIIYTPEKLSKDLLQEHPGLDILMENQLKQLSEGVLIFSRSWAVEVGLPENQDIICDVLLIAKFRPPILYTICKQHISKDLFEYSRRIAWRLKEKLVNTGGYIHKLCVIPKLLTLPPQINCGKEWDLNIQEMYPQNYSLINSGNLKALLRALTVALLTFKSFLSDRVGSEFLNLLTIKQYQLLSENLHKTKQLYVYGLPGTGKTIVALKIIEKIRIMQQCTKEEVLYICENQPLRDFVRQKNICQAVTRAAFLNRIFDNVKHIIIDEAQNFQAGDGDWYKKAWTLTSSPDLPEPGFFWIFLDYLQTSHCFPTGLPQATRHDPVESLTKVVRNANSIYHYLKGNMEMIVKSTTLNIPSQRLEKLLRGATCAHAVQGCVEINRILDRNTIAKYVAERCRTYLKNGYSEKDIAVLCYSDEAVKSYYGILASEMRKSKTNISLRKMEGGLQEHAILDSIRRFSGLERSIVFGIIPPFFPFYGKIFNNILVCVASRANLNLHLFVYDK from the exons ATGGCTCTTGAAGACGATCAAGAACAGCAGAAGGTCTGGGTTAACTTAGCAACAAAGTATCCTGAAGTAGTTTTGTGTGTTGGAAAAACATGTTTTggtgaaaaagcaagaaaaaagatgccaaaaaattcaaaacaagatCAAAAATACACCCTTACCTGTGCAGTGTGTGCCTTGCTGAACTCTGGAGGAGGTGTCGTCAAAGTAGAGATTGAAAATGAAAACTACAACTTAAAGAGAGATAACATCGGACAAGATTTAGAAGAGAATTTTAAGTCTCTTCTTTGGTTTCCAGGCTGGAGAAAATACCTGGACTTTGAACAGCAAGATAAttaccttttgatttttattaaaacctGGAGCAGTGGGAACACAACCTCTACAAGTGCAAAGCCACGTATCTGTAGCCTGAGTACGGGATTGCATGCAAAATCTggttcttctctttcccacctgAACCCTTCCCAAGCTTTTGTGTtccttaaagaaaagcaaaatgaagccaGGAGCGAGCTTAGCCAACATCCTGCTAAAATCAGGAAGACAGAAGGCACAGATATTGAAGGAGGCACAGATATTGAAGAAGGAGGCACAGATATTATAAATAAGACTGTTGCCGAGTTGTTTAATAGGGACCAACTGCGACATGGAGAGACATTGACTTTCACAGAGTCAGGAGACGTGGAATTTAAGCACTATGCAAGTGAAAATTTTTTGACTCGTGTCAAAGAGATCTTACCTCAGTATATCGCTGGATTTGCAAACGCAGGCGGCGGGTATTTATGGATCGGTGTGAATGATAACGGCAGAGTGGAGGGATTCAGCAGTGATGATAAGGGCCTTGAAAAATTAAGTCTCCTAATCAATTCCATTCAAAACAAATTAACCCTCTTCCATTTCTGCGAGAGTGGAAATATACACAACATAAGGTACGAACACAAAATCTTCAAAGTATACGGTGAGGCTGGGGATCACTGTGGCTACGTCTGCGCTGTGAAGATTCAGCCATTTACTTGCGTCGTGTTTTCCGAAGACCCGGACTCGTGGCTAGTGGAAGGCAGCACCATCAGGAGACTGAGCGCGAATGAGTGGGCTGCGTGGATGACCGCTGCTGATCCAG atctttcAAAGTTTTCTGAGACCTTTAGGCTAGAGCTCAGTCTGACAGACGGGCCCCCTCTTGCCAAGCCAGTTTATTCACATCGGGGCCTTGACAGTGTTGATGAACTTTGTGAGCAACTGTTTCCAG GTCTCCTAAGCAAGGTTGGCAACAGCAGGTCCTGTGTAGGAGATGATGTTgtggagagagagatgcacttcactg CGAGATCCCACAGCATAATATATACTCCAGAAAAACTCAGTAAAGATCTTCTCCAGGAGCATCCAGGGTTggatattttaatggaaaatcaaTTGAAGCAGCTTTCTGAGGGAGTTCTGATATTTTCCAGAAGCTGGGCTGTCGAGGTCGGCTTGCCAGAAAACCAAGACATAATTTGTGATGTTCTCCTAATAGCCAAGTTTAGGCCACCTATCCTCTATACAATCTGTAAGCAACATATCTCAAAGGATTTGTTTGAATACTCAAGACGCATAGCCTGGAGGCTGAAGGAGAAATTAGTCAACACTGGGGGCTATATTCACAAATTGTGTGTAATACCAAAGCTACTGACTTTGCCTCCCCAAATTAACTGTGGAAAAGAATGGGATCTGAATATTCAAGAAATGTATCCCCAAAACTACAGCCTAATCAACAGTGGCAACTTGAAGGCCCTCTTGCGTGCTCTCACAGTAGCTCTGCTGACTTTCAAGTCCTTTTTAAGTGACCGTGTTGGTTCTGAGTTTTTGAACCTCTTGACCATCAAACAATACCAGCTGCTGTCAGAAAATCTTCACAAAACTAAGCAGCTGTATGTTTATGGTCTACCTGGAACAGGAAAAACTATAGTGGCCCTGAAGATCATAGAGAAAATAAGAATTATGCAGCAGTGCACAAAAGAGGAAGTTCTTTATATATGTGAGAACCAGCCTTTGAGAGATTTTGTGCG GCAGAAAAACATTTGCCAAGCTGTGACAAGAGCAGCCTTTTTGAACAGAATCTTTGATAATGTGAAGCACATAATAATTGATGAAGCACAGAATTTCCAAGCTGGGGACGGTGATTGGTACAAAAAAGCCTGGACTCTAACTTCATCACCAGATCTCCCTGAGCCCGGCTTTTTCTGGATTTTCTTGGACTACTTACAGACAAGTCACTGCTTCCCAACTGGTCTTCCACAAGCAACACGGCATGATCCTGTTGAGTCACTAACCAAAGTGGTTCGTAATGCTAACAGTATCTATCACTATCTAAAAGGAAACATGGAAATGATTGTAAAGAGCACTACCCTAAATATTCCCAGCCAACGTTTGGAAAAGTTATTACGCGGAGCCACATGTGCTCATGCTGTGCAAGGCTGTGTTGAAATAAATCGCATACTAGACAGAAATACAATAGCGAAGTACGTGGCAGAACGTTGTCGTACATACCTTAAAAACGGTTACTCCGAGAAAGATATTGCTGTTCTGTGCTACAGTGATGAAGCAGTAAAATCATACTATGGAATACTAGCATCAGAAATGAGGAAGTCAAAAACAAATATATCATTAAGGAAAATGGAGGGAGGGCTACAGGAGCACGCTATTCTTGACAGCATCCGTCGTTTCTCTGGCTTAGAAAGAAGCATTGTGTTTGGTATTATTCCtccattctttccattttatggaaAAATTTTTAACAATATATTGGTCTGTGTAGCATCCAGAGCTAATTTAAATCTACACTTGTTTGTTTATGATAAATAG